Genomic segment of Coffea arabica cultivar ET-39 chromosome 1e, Coffea Arabica ET-39 HiFi, whole genome shotgun sequence:
AACACCCTGTCCTCCATACCCAGCATTATTCATAACAGGCGGCACACCTTGGTTCACTGGCGCCCCAAGTCCTCCAAGCAAATTCCCAATACCCAAACCAGCACCCTGAGTGGCCAGCAAGGCTGTTAGCGCCTGCCCAAGAGCCGGGTTCAATGCAGACGCAGCCCCGGCAACAGCAGGATTAAAACCCACAGCTGGGCCAGAAGTAGGAGCCATCAAATGTCCAGCAGACCCTGCACCACCGCTACTACTCGAATACTTCCCTTTCTTTGAAGGATGCCCATAATACTGCTGCTGATGGTGCTGACCACCAGCATAATGCTGCTGATGCTGCTGCTGTTGCTGCTGAGGAAACTGTTTGCTTGGCTTAGGCCCATCAATCGCCTTCTGACAATGCAAGGTATGCCCTTCAAAATTCTTATGTGGCTCCTCTAACGCCTTCCTCGCACCCTCAACAGTCTTAtacacaaacaaacaaaaccctTTTGGCTTCCCAGTCTGCTTATCCAACCCCAAAGGCCCATCCTCAATCTCCCCAAACTTCGTAAAGAAATCCAACAACTTCTGCGGATCAAGCTCTGCTGCCACATTACTCACAAATATCTTCCTCAGAGTATACTCAGACACCGGAGGTGGCGCAGTAGGAGGTGGGGCAGGGACAGGGCCAGTAGAAGCTAGCTGGCAAGAAGTCATCCTATTCCCAATCTTCTTCTGTGGCTCAAGCAATGCTTTTCGCGCCCCACTCCTCCTCTTAAACAGTATAAAACCGTAACCTTTCGACTTCCCTGAAACCTTATCCGTAACCGCCTTGCAATCCTCAATCTCCCCATACTTCCCAAACACACTAGTTAGGGTTTCCGCAGTAGTATCCCATCCAAGACCGTGAACAAAGATCTTCCGGTGAGCTGGGTCTGCATCCGCTAGCTTTCTAACACTCGCCATCAAATCAGGGTGCTTGGAAACCGCTTCTTTTATCAAAACCACCATCTGGTCCTTCGAAAACGGCTCCAGCAGTTTCTCGAACGGCTCGTCATCCAAATCCTCATCCTTACTGTTCAGTTGCTCTTCAGCTCCGCCATTGGATTGTTTAATTTCGGTAGTCTCCGTCTTAATTAGGGTTTCCTCTTCTTGTTGTTCCTCAACTCCAtcatcttcctcctcctcctcctcctctacTTCTTCTTCGACTTCTTCCTCAACTTCTTCCTCGACTTCTTCTTCTTGATCtgcctccatttcttcttgtttgACCTGAACTGGCTCATTCTCGGGTTGGGGCTCAGGTTCTGGCTCAGGCTGGGGTTCCGGTTCCGGTTccggttctggttctggttcgGGTTTGACTTGTACGGGTTCTGGCTGGGGTTGGGTGGCTTCAGAGGTTCGAGACTTTCTCTTCTTCGCCATGGGGGAAGATCGAAGAGAGAACAAAAGAGCTAGGGTTTTTTCCGCGGCGGAGGCTAGGGTTTGGAGACGAAGAAATTGGGGGAAATGGATGATGAGGAATTTTCCAGAGGCTAATACTTATGTGGGCCTGATTATtaataagaaaatgaaattcaCGATGGTTTGGGTGGAAGCTGCTACACCGCTATTAACAAACTTTTGGGCCTAATAAAATGTTTTGGAGTCAGACCTTTCGGGAGGGCAAGAGCTTTGAGGAGATTCGTGGATTTAGGGTTGTGTTTGTATTACTTTGTCTTTGTGTGTAGATTTAATTGGGCATGCAATCCACGATTTGTACTACAGTATAGTTAGGGGCATTTATTGGCCGGTGATCAGTagtttggtaaaaaaaaaaaatttcgggaATTCCGTAATTGGCGTATCAAGGCTAATATTTGATTACTGTCCAAATTTTAGTTTGATAAATTGGATATTGGTAATATTCTCTAACAACGTTATTGCACCAAAATAATATTTCATATGTTTTTTCCTacaaaattcaataaaaaagAACACTAGAACATATCAtcacattaaataaataaaaaataacaagtCAACATTGCATCTTGCCTTTCCACTACTCCAACTGCAACCAGTACTAAAATGTCAAATAGTTAGTAGTTAGTACACAATATTGGAATAGTTAATAGTTAAACTAATCAATAAATTTGTCAGTAGTAATATGTAGTTACAGTAATTAGTTAAGTAATTATTAGTTACTTTTACTAATTAGTATTTAGTAATATGTATGGataaaactctctctctctctctctctcgcacaCACAGAgagacacatacatatatatagatgagtgtgtgtgtgtgtctatatatatatagtaaaaattttggaaattcggctaGTAATCGGTAATTCGATAATGGATTTTTAATATCCGTTCTTGAATCATTTTACCAAATATTGAAATGGGATATATTTCATTTTTACAGAATTCTATTTTACCGAAATCTGGAATCCAATCTAGATTGGATTAgctggtttttttttgttttttttttcaaaatctgaaCACCCCTATATAT
This window contains:
- the LOC113703764 gene encoding UBP1-associated protein 2B — protein: MAKKRKSRTSEATQPQPEPVQVKPEPEPEPEPEPEPQPEPEPEPQPENEPVQVKQEEMEADQEEEVEEEVEEEVEEEVEEEEEEEDDGVEEQQEEETLIKTETTEIKQSNGGAEEQLNSKDEDLDDEPFEKLLEPFSKDQMVVLIKEAVSKHPDLMASVRKLADADPAHRKIFVHGLGWDTTAETLTSVFGKYGEIEDCKAVTDKVSGKSKGYGFILFKRRSGARKALLEPQKKIGNRMTSCQLASTGPVPAPPPTAPPPVSEYTLRKIFVSNVAAELDPQKLLDFFTKFGEIEDGPLGLDKQTGKPKGFCLFVYKTVEGARKALEEPHKNFEGHTLHCQKAIDGPKPSKQFPQQQQQQHQQHYAGGQHHQQQYYGHPSKKGKYSSSSGGAGSAGHLMAPTSGPAVGFNPAVAGAASALNPALGQALTALLATQGAGLGIGNLLGGLGAPVNQGVPPVMNNAGYGGQGVGGYGTPPGMQGGYQNPQMGSQGVRPPQGGAPYMGHGH